The proteins below come from a single Caulobacter flavus genomic window:
- a CDS encoding glucuronosyltransferase encodes MTAQRSVKRPKVLAVCSSGGHWEQMMMIRDAFKSADPVFVTTLPGLAEKSGVEKAYVVPDCNRDNIGANLRCMRDLLSIIRTERPSVIISTGAAPGLLAIVIGRFFGARGIWVDSIANSERLSMSGKMAGYVANLWITQWSQLATAKGPKYYGSVL; translated from the coding sequence ATGACAGCACAGCGTAGCGTCAAGCGGCCCAAGGTTCTGGCGGTCTGCTCCAGCGGCGGCCACTGGGAGCAGATGATGATGATCCGCGACGCCTTCAAAAGCGCCGATCCGGTCTTCGTCACGACTTTGCCCGGTTTGGCTGAGAAGTCGGGCGTCGAGAAAGCCTATGTCGTGCCGGACTGTAACCGGGACAATATTGGGGCCAATCTTCGCTGTATGAGGGATCTGCTTTCCATCATCCGCACCGAACGGCCCAGCGTGATCATCTCGACCGGCGCCGCGCCGGGTCTGCTGGCCATTGTCATCGGCCGGTTCTTCGGCGCGCGGGGGATCTGGGTCGACAGCATCGCCAACTCCGAGCGGCTGTCGATGAGCGGCAAGATGGCCGGCTACGTCGCCAATCTCTGGATCACCCAGTGGAGCCAGCTGGCCACCGCCAAGGGTCCGAAATACTACGGGAGCGTCCTGTGA
- a CDS encoding glycosyltransferase, which yields MSSLSATVILSSYNGEKRLPNTLDSFVRQDLPKDGWEIIAVDNNSSDRTFEILQSYADRLPIKPFRHVTPGKSSALNEAIARAQGELLVFTDDDVEAAPHWLSSIVECARAHPEVSVIGGRIVPNWERPPGDDPLYTWLPLGSTFAIVDDLPTGPCDPSKIWGPNTTIRASALGEERYREDIGPLPAKLYAMGEDSEIVMRLAGKGHTAYHCAEAVVRHFVPASNMSADWVQKRAERLGFGIPALQPEKIPSGPRLGGVPVRTWLETVSWGARSLMLYPLPKSRLRFWAIWKLYYMRGLIQGIRHYMPAARA from the coding sequence ATGAGCAGCCTTTCCGCCACCGTCATCCTGTCGTCCTACAACGGCGAGAAGCGGCTGCCGAACACGCTGGATTCGTTCGTACGCCAGGACCTGCCCAAGGACGGGTGGGAGATCATCGCCGTCGACAACAACAGCAGCGACCGTACGTTCGAGATCCTGCAGTCCTATGCAGACCGCCTGCCGATCAAGCCGTTCCGGCACGTCACGCCCGGCAAGTCGAGCGCCCTGAACGAGGCGATCGCGCGGGCGCAGGGCGAGCTCCTGGTCTTCACCGACGACGACGTCGAGGCCGCGCCGCACTGGCTGTCGTCGATCGTCGAATGCGCGCGGGCCCATCCCGAGGTGTCGGTGATCGGCGGCCGCATCGTTCCCAACTGGGAGCGCCCGCCGGGCGATGATCCGCTCTACACCTGGCTGCCGCTGGGCTCGACCTTCGCCATCGTCGACGACCTGCCGACCGGGCCGTGCGATCCGTCGAAGATCTGGGGCCCCAACACCACGATCCGCGCCAGCGCCCTGGGCGAGGAGCGCTATCGCGAGGACATCGGCCCGCTGCCGGCCAAGCTCTACGCCATGGGCGAGGATTCCGAGATCGTCATGCGGCTGGCCGGCAAGGGTCACACGGCCTACCACTGCGCCGAAGCCGTGGTGCGCCACTTCGTGCCGGCCTCGAACATGTCGGCCGACTGGGTCCAGAAGCGCGCCGAGCGCCTGGGCTTCGGCATTCCGGCCCTGCAGCCCGAGAAGATCCCCTCCGGCCCGCGCCTAGGCGGCGTGCCGGTCAGGACCTGGCTGGAAACCGTCAGCTGGGGCGCGCGCAGCCTGATGCTCTATCCGCTGCCCAAGTCGCGCCTGCGGTTCTGGGCGATCTGGAAGCTCTACTACATGCGCGGCCTGATCCAGGGCATCCGCCACTACATGCCGGCGGCCCGCGCATGA
- a CDS encoding UDP-glucose dehydrogenase family protein: MRVAMIGTGYVGLVSGACFADFGHVVTCIDKDPRKISRLLAGEIPIFEPGLDDLVARNVREGRLSFTLDGAQAIKDADAVFIAVGTPTRRGDGHADLSYVYAAAEEIAGLIDGFTVVVTKSTVPVGTGDEVEAIIKRVNPEAQFAVVSNPEFLREGAAIEDFKRPDRVVVGAEDERAQAVMRELYRPLSLNETPIVFTGRRTSELIKYAANAFLAMKITFINEMADLCEKVGADVQQVAKGIGLDKRIGSKFLNAGPGYGGSCFPKDTIALVKTAADYGAPTRLIETTVEVNSARKKAMADKVAAVLGTEDLAGKTVGVLGVTFKPNTDDMRDAPSLDILPALQARGAKVQAFDPEGRHEAEALLPGVTFVSGPYEAADKADVLLLLTEWDQFRALDLDRLKGLLAAPVIVDLRNVYKPHEMVRHGFTYASVGRGAASDGGDAAALKAGERQVDAVPN, from the coding sequence ATGCGCGTAGCGATGATTGGCACGGGCTATGTGGGCCTGGTGTCCGGGGCGTGCTTTGCGGACTTCGGTCACGTGGTGACGTGCATCGACAAGGATCCGCGCAAGATTTCGCGGCTGCTGGCCGGCGAGATCCCGATCTTCGAGCCGGGTCTGGACGACCTGGTGGCCCGTAACGTGCGCGAGGGCCGGCTGTCGTTCACGCTGGACGGCGCCCAGGCGATCAAGGACGCCGACGCGGTGTTCATCGCCGTGGGCACGCCCACGCGCCGCGGCGACGGCCACGCCGACCTCTCCTACGTCTACGCCGCCGCCGAGGAGATCGCCGGCCTGATCGACGGCTTCACTGTCGTGGTCACCAAGTCGACCGTGCCGGTGGGCACCGGCGACGAGGTCGAGGCGATCATCAAGCGGGTCAATCCCGAGGCCCAGTTCGCCGTGGTCTCCAATCCGGAGTTCCTGCGCGAGGGCGCGGCCATCGAGGACTTCAAGCGCCCCGACCGCGTGGTGGTTGGCGCCGAGGACGAGCGGGCCCAGGCGGTGATGCGCGAGCTCTATCGCCCGCTCTCCCTCAACGAGACCCCGATCGTCTTCACCGGCCGCCGCACCAGCGAACTGATCAAGTACGCCGCCAACGCCTTCCTGGCGATGAAGATCACCTTCATCAACGAGATGGCCGACCTGTGCGAGAAGGTCGGGGCCGACGTCCAGCAGGTGGCCAAGGGCATCGGCCTGGACAAGCGGATCGGCTCGAAGTTCCTCAACGCCGGCCCCGGCTACGGCGGCTCGTGCTTCCCCAAGGACACCATCGCCCTGGTCAAGACCGCCGCCGACTACGGCGCGCCGACCCGGCTGATCGAGACCACGGTCGAGGTCAACAGCGCCCGCAAGAAGGCCATGGCCGACAAGGTCGCCGCCGTGCTCGGGACCGAGGACCTGGCCGGCAAGACCGTCGGCGTGCTGGGCGTGACCTTCAAGCCCAACACCGACGACATGCGCGACGCCCCCAGCCTCGACATCCTGCCGGCCCTGCAGGCCAGGGGCGCCAAGGTCCAGGCCTTCGACCCTGAAGGCCGCCACGAGGCCGAGGCCCTGCTGCCGGGCGTCACCTTCGTCTCGGGCCCCTACGAAGCCGCCGACAAGGCCGACGTGCTGCTGCTGCTCACCGAGTGGGACCAGTTCCGCGCCCTCGACCTGGACCGCCTCAAGGGCCTCCTGGCCGCTCCGGTCATCGTCGACCTGCGCAACGTCTACAAGCCCCACGAAATGGTCCGCCACGGCTTCACCTACGCCTCCGTGGGGCGCGGGGCGGCCTCGGACGGCGGCGACGCCGCGGCCCTCAAGGCCGGCGAACGCCAGGTGGACGCCGTCCCGAACTAG
- a CDS encoding acyltransferase yields MTSPATPQTAPTPKGVKPKWSLNVFRPLRDAIINVRRAYYNKVWGMHIHPTASFSLSAKFDRTNPKGVHVGEETYVAFDAAILTHDLTRGLYLNTFIGRRCFIGARSIILPGVTIGDECVIGSGAVVTKDIPPRSLVAGNPAKIIRSDIKIISRYGRMAREDEIEAANVAALALGAAE; encoded by the coding sequence ATGACGTCCCCAGCCACGCCCCAGACAGCGCCGACGCCCAAGGGCGTCAAGCCGAAGTGGAGCCTGAACGTGTTCCGACCGCTGCGGGACGCGATCATCAATGTCCGGCGGGCCTACTACAACAAGGTCTGGGGGATGCACATCCACCCGACCGCGTCGTTCTCGCTGAGCGCCAAGTTCGACCGCACCAACCCCAAGGGCGTGCATGTCGGCGAGGAGACCTACGTGGCCTTCGACGCGGCGATCCTGACCCACGACCTGACGCGCGGCCTGTACCTGAACACCTTCATCGGCCGCCGCTGCTTCATCGGCGCGCGCAGCATCATCCTGCCGGGCGTGACCATCGGCGACGAGTGCGTGATCGGCTCGGGCGCGGTCGTGACCAAGGACATTCCGCCGCGCTCGCTGGTGGCGGGCAACCCGGCGAAGATCATCCGCTCGGACATCAAGATCATCTCGCGCTACGGCCGCATGGCCCGCGAGGACGAAATCGAGGCGGCCAACGTCGCCGCCCTGGCCCTGGGAGCCGCCGAATGA
- a CDS encoding glycosyltransferase, translating to MTTSPDDRRKVLYYVERYLPPSQAFVAQQARALARYQPAILAGSTMADLDREIIGFPVHDIRASPAMRAGELALKTVRLPAPALFPAVRQADLVHAHFGKNGYVIEPLAARAAGKPLVTTFHGFDATFAGNAGDVDGFNQVRFFAKGREQMAKGGGWQIAVSDFIQDRLLALGFSQERIFRHYIGVDTSLFSAPTRPRRKGLVVSVARFVEYKGHKLMIEALERVAKAGTPVEFIMIGEGPLRDEIEALARRSLPKVEVREKQTQAQIRDLLSEAELYLHGAVTLANGHAEAFGIANLEAQAMGAPVVAFRSGGVGEAVEEGATGFLAAERDVAAMADHIGRLLNDQPLWNAFSERAPRMVAERFDIRRQTALLEDYYDSVLDAHEKGETRR from the coding sequence GTGACGACCTCGCCCGACGATCGTCGCAAGGTGCTCTACTACGTGGAGCGCTACCTGCCGCCGTCGCAGGCCTTCGTGGCCCAGCAGGCGCGGGCCCTGGCGCGCTACCAGCCGGCGATCCTGGCCGGCAGCACCATGGCTGACCTGGATCGCGAGATCATCGGCTTTCCGGTGCACGACATCCGCGCCTCGCCGGCCATGCGGGCGGGCGAGCTGGCCCTGAAGACCGTGCGCCTGCCGGCGCCGGCGCTGTTCCCGGCCGTCCGCCAGGCCGACCTGGTGCACGCCCACTTCGGCAAGAACGGCTACGTCATCGAGCCGCTGGCGGCGCGCGCCGCGGGCAAGCCGCTGGTGACGACCTTCCACGGCTTCGACGCCACCTTCGCGGGCAATGCCGGCGACGTGGACGGCTTCAACCAGGTGCGGTTCTTCGCCAAGGGCCGCGAGCAGATGGCCAAGGGCGGCGGCTGGCAGATCGCCGTGTCCGACTTCATCCAGGACCGCCTGCTGGCCCTGGGCTTTTCCCAGGAGCGGATCTTTCGCCACTACATCGGCGTCGACACCAGCCTGTTCTCGGCCCCGACCAGACCGCGCCGCAAGGGGCTGGTGGTCTCGGTCGCGCGCTTCGTGGAGTACAAGGGCCACAAGCTGATGATCGAGGCGCTGGAGCGGGTGGCCAAGGCCGGCACGCCGGTCGAGTTCATCATGATCGGCGAGGGGCCGCTGCGCGACGAGATCGAGGCCCTGGCCCGGCGCTCTCTGCCCAAGGTCGAGGTGCGCGAGAAGCAGACCCAGGCCCAGATCCGCGACCTGCTGTCGGAAGCCGAGCTCTATCTGCACGGGGCGGTGACCCTGGCCAACGGCCACGCCGAGGCCTTCGGCATCGCCAACCTGGAGGCGCAGGCCATGGGCGCGCCGGTCGTCGCCTTCCGCTCGGGCGGGGTGGGCGAGGCGGTGGAGGAGGGGGCCACCGGCTTCCTGGCCGCCGAGCGCGACGTGGCCGCCATGGCCGACCATATCGGCCGCCTGCTCAACGACCAGCCGCTGTGGAACGCCTTCAGCGAACGCGCCCCCAGGATGGTGGCCGAGCGCTTCGACATCCGCCGCCAGACCGCGCTGCTGGAAGACTATTACGACAGCGTCCTGGACGCCCATGAGAAGGGGGAGACGCGCCGATGA
- a CDS encoding glycosyltransferase: protein MILLTVGTQLPFDRLVDIVDRVAPDTGEEVFGQIGKSTLSPRNFTFQENLPPRDFESKITSARVLVSHAGIGSILTARKYNKPIILFPRLAAHNEHRNDHQLATCAQLKTQAGIYVATDEGELRALLMDKGLVSGSEDPDAAVKRRQLTDAIGAFIGGGA, encoded by the coding sequence GTGATCCTGCTGACCGTCGGAACCCAGCTGCCCTTCGATCGCCTGGTCGACATCGTGGACCGCGTCGCGCCCGACACCGGCGAGGAAGTGTTCGGCCAGATCGGCAAGAGCACGCTGTCGCCGCGCAACTTCACCTTCCAGGAAAACCTGCCGCCGCGCGACTTCGAGAGCAAGATCACCTCGGCGCGGGTGCTGGTCTCGCACGCCGGCATCGGCTCGATCCTGACGGCCCGCAAGTACAACAAGCCGATCATCCTGTTCCCGCGCCTGGCCGCGCACAACGAGCACCGCAACGACCACCAGCTGGCCACCTGCGCCCAGCTGAAGACCCAGGCCGGCATCTATGTGGCCACCGACGAGGGCGAGCTGCGCGCGCTGCTGATGGACAAGGGGCTGGTCTCGGGTTCGGAGGATCCGGACGCGGCGGTCAAGCGCCGGCAGCTGACCGACGCCATCGGCGCCTTCATCGGCGGCGGCGCGTGA
- a CDS encoding lipopolysaccharide biosynthesis protein: MSDPIDTQVSAETPAGGAKGIGSKAVKASVWVMGGVVFTRLANLAMTVVLARILLPQDFGLVALATTVLLMLQAITDLSLGNALIHKQDADRADYDTAFTLGVLRGLLLMAIMIGAGAVMVKVYGDPRLFAIMAAISVRPLMAGLMSPYYITLAKHLKFSVVIAIESLAAVLQLVAAVAVAWTTHSYWGIVAGVIAAGLVPLVASFLYAPYRPRFSLASTKLILGFSIWVTLNQFITVIGNRFDNLVIAGVLGTATFGAYNVGNNIATMLTQQAIQPLERVFFPSFVHIAADRDRLRAAFQRSQSSLFAVGLPLGVGLALVAEPLVSLALGPKWHLAAVVIQLIAPVLGVQVVFGAVNAVAYALGATKDLFQRSLWQTAVRVPVVLAGLYFWGLTGLLVARILSGGVLLSVLNLMLVHKLTGLTALEQVKVTWRSLVSTAVMIAAALAVRSLFPSVEHHADALYATVAISAVGGLAYVATHAAVWLMAGRPGNSIEAELARLLSKTTGRFARLRNA; the protein is encoded by the coding sequence ATGAGCGATCCGATCGACACCCAGGTCTCGGCCGAGACGCCGGCCGGCGGCGCCAAGGGCATCGGCTCCAAGGCCGTGAAGGCCTCGGTCTGGGTGATGGGCGGGGTGGTGTTCACGCGCCTGGCCAACCTGGCGATGACGGTGGTGCTGGCGCGCATCCTGCTGCCCCAGGACTTCGGTCTGGTCGCCCTGGCGACCACCGTGCTGCTGATGCTGCAGGCGATCACCGACCTGTCGCTGGGCAACGCCCTGATCCACAAGCAGGACGCCGACCGCGCCGACTACGACACCGCCTTCACGCTGGGCGTGCTGCGCGGCCTGCTGCTGATGGCGATCATGATCGGCGCCGGCGCGGTGATGGTGAAGGTCTATGGCGACCCGCGCCTGTTCGCGATCATGGCGGCGATCAGCGTGCGGCCGCTGATGGCCGGCCTGATGAGCCCCTACTACATCACCCTGGCCAAGCACCTGAAGTTCTCGGTGGTGATCGCCATCGAGAGCCTGGCCGCCGTGCTCCAGCTGGTGGCGGCCGTGGCCGTGGCCTGGACCACTCACAGCTACTGGGGGATCGTCGCCGGCGTGATCGCCGCGGGCCTGGTGCCGCTGGTGGCCAGCTTCCTCTACGCGCCGTACCGCCCGCGCTTCTCGCTGGCCTCGACCAAGCTGATCCTGGGCTTCTCGATCTGGGTGACGCTGAACCAGTTCATCACCGTCATCGGCAACCGCTTCGACAACCTGGTCATCGCCGGCGTGCTCGGCACGGCCACCTTCGGCGCGTACAACGTCGGCAACAACATCGCCACCATGCTGACCCAGCAGGCCATCCAGCCGCTGGAGCGGGTGTTCTTCCCCAGCTTCGTGCACATCGCCGCCGACCGCGACCGCCTGCGGGCCGCCTTCCAGCGCAGCCAGTCGTCGCTGTTCGCCGTGGGCCTGCCGCTGGGCGTGGGCCTGGCGCTGGTGGCCGAGCCGCTGGTGTCGCTGGCGCTGGGCCCCAAGTGGCATCTGGCGGCCGTGGTGATCCAGCTGATCGCGCCGGTGCTGGGCGTGCAGGTGGTGTTCGGCGCGGTCAACGCCGTGGCCTACGCCCTGGGCGCGACCAAGGACCTGTTCCAGCGCAGCCTGTGGCAGACGGCCGTGCGCGTGCCCGTGGTGCTGGCCGGGCTCTATTTCTGGGGGCTGACGGGCCTCCTGGTGGCGCGCATCCTGTCGGGCGGGGTGCTGCTGTCGGTGCTGAACCTGATGCTTGTGCACAAGCTGACCGGCCTGACCGCCCTCGAGCAGGTGAAGGTCACCTGGCGCTCGCTGGTCAGCACCGCGGTGATGATCGCCGCGGCCCTGGCGGTGCGCTCGCTGTTCCCCAGCGTCGAGCATCACGCCGACGCCCTCTACGCCACGGTCGCCATCTCGGCCGTCGGCGGGCTGGCCTATGTGGCGACCCACGCGGCGGTCTGGCTGATGGCCGGGCGGCCGGGCAACAGCATCGAGGCCGAACTCGCGCGCCTGCTGTCGAAAACCACCGGGCGCTTCGCCCGCCTGCGGAATGCATAA
- a CDS encoding polysaccharide pyruvyl transferase family protein: MKMFFYRGKHENFGDELNHWLWPQILPEFFDEDESDLFLGIGSILYDNFDPSIRKVVFGSGWGGYTKAPTLDDKWTVYFVRGKKTAQELGVDESLGIGDSGILIRSLWDAGKVEKRHAVSFIPHYESAMYGAWEKVCAKAGIHFIDPRWSVEKVLEEISASEKVISEAMHGVIISDALRVPWRAIVPLDPANRAKWYDWASALDVSIDFDTLGPSNPVEALAALRKGSAWRKAITFRHRRIRQLTGDMAFGSAGATLKAVAAKPGQLSADAAIEAAHAAMLAQVEKLKADFAPAVVRDVQPVEQ, translated from the coding sequence ATGAAGATGTTCTTCTACCGCGGCAAGCACGAGAACTTCGGCGACGAGCTGAACCACTGGCTGTGGCCGCAGATCCTGCCGGAGTTCTTCGACGAGGACGAAAGCGACCTGTTCCTCGGCATCGGCTCGATCCTCTACGACAACTTCGATCCGTCGATCCGCAAGGTCGTCTTCGGTTCGGGCTGGGGCGGCTACACCAAGGCGCCGACGCTCGACGACAAGTGGACGGTCTATTTCGTGCGCGGCAAGAAGACCGCGCAGGAACTGGGCGTCGACGAGAGCCTGGGCATCGGCGACAGCGGCATACTGATCCGCAGCCTGTGGGACGCCGGCAAGGTCGAGAAGCGCCACGCCGTCTCGTTCATCCCGCACTACGAAAGCGCCATGTACGGCGCCTGGGAGAAGGTCTGCGCCAAGGCCGGCATCCACTTCATCGACCCGCGCTGGTCGGTGGAGAAGGTGCTGGAAGAGATCAGCGCCTCGGAAAAGGTGATCTCCGAAGCCATGCACGGGGTGATCATCTCCGACGCCCTGCGCGTGCCGTGGCGGGCCATCGTGCCGCTGGATCCGGCCAACCGCGCCAAGTGGTACGACTGGGCCAGCGCCCTGGACGTCTCGATCGACTTCGACACCCTGGGTCCGTCCAATCCGGTCGAGGCCCTGGCCGCGCTGCGCAAGGGTTCGGCTTGGCGCAAGGCGATCACCTTCCGTCACCGCCGTATCCGCCAGCTGACCGGCGACATGGCTTTCGGCTCGGCCGGCGCCACGCTGAAGGCCGTGGCCGCCAAGCCGGGCCAGTTGAGCGCCGACGCGGCCATCGAGGCCGCCCACGCCGCCATGCTGGCCCAGGTCGAGAAGCTGAAGGCCGACTTCGCGCCGGCGGTCGTCCGCGACGTCCAGCCCGTCGAGCAGTGA
- a CDS encoding glycosyltransferase family 2 protein, whose translation MTSTTTAPRDPQAVAATPAADVVHVAVGVLTFKRPEGIAKLLDSLGVLTMSAERPYKLSVVVVDNDPKGSGRAAVEPFMASSAFQLIYAIEPEPGIPFGRNRAMDEAPADTRFFCFVDDDEWVVPGWLDALLEVRARTGADCVYGPVEPVYPENPPEYFIKSRVFERKKNEDGARIGYAASNNVMFDLPLFRQMGLRFEERMRHTGGTDYLFFNQAVRKGAKIHWSDAALVYDVVPANRMTWKWVIQRQYRLGNTFAVADQLHGTPARRAYRLVYGAARVALGAAMSPALLISPSLGMRAIIHGVRGAGVVSGILGHSYQEYGKAQA comes from the coding sequence ATGACCTCCACCACCACGGCCCCGCGCGATCCCCAAGCCGTCGCCGCGACGCCGGCGGCCGACGTCGTCCACGTGGCGGTCGGCGTGCTGACCTTCAAGCGCCCCGAAGGCATCGCCAAGCTGCTGGACTCGCTGGGCGTCCTGACCATGAGCGCCGAGCGGCCTTACAAGCTGTCGGTGGTGGTGGTCGACAACGATCCCAAGGGCAGCGGCCGCGCGGCGGTCGAGCCGTTCATGGCCTCGAGCGCCTTCCAGCTGATCTACGCCATCGAACCCGAACCCGGCATCCCGTTCGGCCGCAACCGCGCCATGGACGAGGCGCCGGCCGACACCCGGTTCTTCTGCTTCGTCGACGACGACGAGTGGGTGGTGCCCGGCTGGCTGGACGCCCTGCTGGAGGTGCGCGCGCGCACCGGCGCCGACTGCGTCTACGGTCCCGTGGAGCCGGTCTATCCGGAGAACCCGCCCGAGTACTTCATCAAGAGCCGCGTCTTCGAGCGCAAGAAGAACGAGGACGGCGCCCGGATCGGCTACGCGGCCTCCAACAACGTGATGTTCGACCTGCCGCTGTTCCGGCAGATGGGCCTGCGCTTCGAGGAGCGGATGCGCCACACCGGCGGCACCGACTACCTGTTCTTCAACCAGGCGGTCCGCAAGGGCGCGAAGATCCACTGGAGCGACGCGGCGCTGGTCTACGACGTGGTGCCGGCCAACCGCATGACCTGGAAGTGGGTCATCCAGCGCCAGTACCGTCTGGGCAACACCTTCGCGGTCGCCGACCAGCTGCACGGCACGCCGGCCCGGCGGGCCTATCGCCTGGTCTACGGCGCGGCGCGGGTGGCGCTGGGGGCGGCGATGTCGCCGGCCCTGCTGATCTCGCCCAGCCTGGGCATGCGGGCGATCATCCACGGGGTGCGCGGCGCCGGCGTCGTCAGCGGCATCCTCGGCCACAGCTATCAGGAATACGGAAAGGCCCAGGCCTAG
- a CDS encoding glycosyltransferase family 2 protein, translating to MAQSPLPAAPRISVLVNNYNYAAYLPACIDSVLSQDYPDFELIVVDDGSTDGSREIIGAYGDRLVAVLKENGGQASSFNAGFAAATGEILCLLDADDAFLPGKLSRLAEIYARDGVDWCFDRVTTDETVGAPAELVLKLVDHRAAVSRGRFPTIPVPTSGLTFRRGLLSQILPMPVAQDVVLSDNYLKFAASHLGAGVLVDTPLTFQRIHATNRYTGATQASPLRSRIMIATGLELARRYPGLKSLGASLAAGGFAQGELSGRALREQLAAATNAASNPRLAALDLWWRVTMKRARASLAPRKAAKAG from the coding sequence ATGGCCCAGTCTCCGCTTCCCGCCGCCCCCAGGATTTCGGTCCTCGTCAACAACTACAACTACGCGGCCTATCTGCCCGCGTGCATCGACAGCGTGCTGTCGCAGGACTATCCGGACTTCGAGCTGATCGTCGTCGACGACGGCTCGACCGACGGCTCGCGCGAGATCATCGGCGCCTATGGCGACCGGCTGGTCGCGGTGCTGAAGGAGAACGGCGGCCAGGCCTCGTCGTTCAACGCCGGCTTCGCCGCCGCCACCGGCGAGATCCTGTGCCTGCTGGACGCCGACGACGCCTTCCTGCCCGGCAAGCTGTCGCGCCTGGCCGAGATCTACGCCCGCGACGGCGTGGACTGGTGCTTCGACCGGGTGACGACCGACGAGACCGTCGGCGCGCCGGCCGAACTGGTGCTGAAGCTAGTCGACCATCGCGCGGCGGTCAGCCGCGGCCGCTTTCCGACCATTCCGGTGCCGACCTCGGGCCTGACCTTCCGGCGCGGGCTGCTGTCGCAGATCCTGCCCATGCCCGTGGCCCAGGACGTGGTGCTCAGCGACAACTATCTGAAGTTCGCCGCCAGCCACCTGGGCGCGGGGGTGCTGGTCGACACGCCGCTGACCTTCCAGCGCATCCACGCGACCAACCGCTACACGGGCGCCACTCAGGCCAGCCCGCTGCGCTCGCGGATCATGATCGCCACGGGCCTGGAGCTGGCCCGCCGCTATCCGGGCCTCAAGAGCCTGGGCGCCAGCCTGGCCGCCGGCGGCTTCGCCCAGGGCGAGCTGTCGGGCCGGGCCCTGCGCGAGCAGCTGGCGGCGGCGACCAACGCCGCGTCCAATCCGCGCCTGGCGGCGCTGGACCTGTGGTGGCGGGTGACGATGAAACGGGCGCGCGCCTCTCTGGCGCCGCGCAAGGCGGCGAAGGCGGGCTGA
- a CDS encoding SGNH/GDSL hydrolase family protein yields the protein MSPLAAYLHDLARSRFFLPGVGVGALIGFGLAAAWFQTTLPQWRPTGSAAARTVVRLATAPAAPIRLKPGAVIVCEGDSLTYGFKRWGESIPGINGSPSPRSPTPYPETLRGLLGDKVTVVNHGKPGDQTLDGLTRWAREPTGDLTIIMYGSNDAKVRGKPGALDVKVYASLLEALVRRRLDDGGQVMVLLPPPASARDTQARLDPFREAAAQVAARTGVKAVDAGEAMAAIGAPLQYDGLHLNDSANLAIARAVAGQIRVE from the coding sequence ATGAGCCCTCTCGCCGCCTATCTGCACGACCTGGCACGCTCCCGGTTCTTCCTTCCCGGCGTGGGCGTCGGAGCGCTGATCGGCTTTGGCCTGGCCGCCGCCTGGTTCCAGACCACCCTGCCCCAGTGGCGGCCGACCGGCAGCGCCGCGGCCCGCACCGTCGTCAGGCTGGCGACCGCGCCCGCCGCGCCGATCCGCCTGAAACCTGGGGCCGTGATCGTCTGCGAGGGCGACAGCCTGACCTACGGCTTCAAGCGCTGGGGCGAATCGATTCCCGGCATCAACGGCTCGCCCTCGCCGCGCAGCCCCACGCCCTATCCCGAGACGCTGCGCGGCCTGCTGGGCGACAAGGTCACGGTGGTCAATCACGGCAAGCCCGGCGACCAGACGCTGGACGGCCTGACGCGCTGGGCCCGCGAGCCGACCGGCGACCTGACGATCATCATGTACGGCTCCAACGACGCCAAGGTGCGCGGCAAGCCCGGCGCCCTCGACGTCAAGGTCTACGCCAGCCTGCTGGAGGCCCTGGTGCGCCGACGGCTCGACGACGGCGGCCAAGTGATGGTTCTGCTGCCGCCGCCGGCCTCGGCCCGCGACACCCAAGCCAGGCTCGACCCGTTCCGCGAGGCCGCCGCCCAGGTCGCCGCCCGCACCGGCGTCAAGGCCGTCGACGCCGGAGAGGCCATGGCCGCGATCGGCGCGCCGCTGCAGTACGACGGCCTGCACCTGAACGACTCGGCCAACCTGGCCATCGCCCGCGCCGTGGCCGGGCAGATCCGCGTCGAATAG
- a CDS encoding response regulator — MPALPTPLPATDGAARPKRPKRRTGPLRILVVDDTPANLTLARAVLDAAGHATTGVGDGAAGVAAVRDGTFDLVLMDVRMPVMDGLAAARAIRALPPPAGAVPILAMTADTMPSEIANFLAAGMDGHVDKPIDIAALLARVKEAAAIRRGQ; from the coding sequence ATGCCCGCCCTGCCGACGCCGCTTCCCGCGACCGACGGCGCCGCCCGACCCAAGAGGCCGAAGCGACGGACGGGGCCCCTGCGCATCCTGGTCGTCGACGACACCCCCGCCAACCTGACCCTCGCCCGGGCCGTGCTCGACGCGGCGGGCCACGCGACGACCGGCGTCGGCGACGGCGCGGCCGGGGTGGCGGCGGTGCGCGACGGGACCTTCGACCTCGTGCTGATGGACGTTCGCATGCCGGTAATGGACGGCCTGGCCGCCGCCCGCGCGATCCGCGCCCTTCCCCCGCCGGCCGGCGCCGTGCCGATCCTGGCCATGACCGCCGACACCATGCCCTCGGAAATCGCGAACTTCCTGGCCGCTGGCATGGACGGCCACGTGGACAAGCCGATCGATATCGCCGCCCTGCTGGCGCGCGTGAAGGAGGCGGCGGCGATCCGCAGGGGGCAGTAA